Proteins from a single region of Trichoderma asperellum chromosome 3, complete sequence:
- a CDS encoding uncharacterized protein (TransMembrane:1 (o20-36i)), producing MRPRSGALSQISANGGRQVLILPSNVQIVGFILFLFRRGVATAGALHGGPLTRCDTWKANSVLGSFWMLCQLEDDAKQALPTEAAHSLAGQCSAI from the coding sequence ATGCGACCGCGCAGTGGCGCCCTGTCCCAAATCTCCGCTAATGGCGGCCGCCAAGTTCTCATCTTACCGTCCAACGTCCAAATTGTGGGCTTCATTCTGTTCCTCTTTAGGAGAGGCGTGGCTACGGCCGGCGCTCTGCACGGCGGCCCGCTCACACGCTGCGACACATGGAAGGCAAATTCGGTGCTGGGCAGCTTCTGGATGCTGTGCCAGCTGGAGGACGATGCGAAGCAGGCTCTCCCTACAGAGGCCGCTCACTCACTCGCTGGCCAATGCAGTGCTATATAG
- a CDS encoding uncharacterized protein (EggNog:ENOG41) has protein sequence MRSKWSMLPEELRLQVLETLAHSSFEKHGLTNYALVCKSWKSIFEKANFRSLTIDQMDFENLAKIPKRCWPYVKHIWLRIELEKYYPMLRTGSVRPEMLEDTASYNDRIEATIGRLFHILSSWEKVVKPDVRGITLELSVHSPSNSTYIPRGVHAKGLDMRMPFTRNREYRSTPNAEVAASRALGGNVHIRFDNQLPRLKLVKTLIIPRHTRRRFTSFTLHQILNRLPNLEYLAYEPWKQPLDTLQDVVDAGYVNLIKGSIPARLKQVIFLEDRDDTLTKVPTLSNTVDEKYARKPNPYIGMALANKSLGFENLAATFLVEASDFFQAYKPEWIWRDLRSLTLTSYLLDPKRKVDEINGMLQAAGVAALAMPMLQTLEIWNGGVGHAAVFAYHAERSEAVISWTSTWDLVFNPYVVDIWRKVGYKNHRCEKLGIEQHLIEDTDAIRRYVDVIELLRTKKHVISRQSLDELRYELENDCICFP, from the exons ATGAGGTCCAAGTGGAGCATGCTCCCGGAGGAGCTGAGACTCCAAGTGCTGGAGACTTTAGCGCATAGCAGCTTCGAGAAGCATGGCTTGACCAACTACGCCCTCGTCTGCAAGTCATGGAAGAGTATATTCGAAAAGGCTAATTTTCGCAGCTTGACCATTGACCAAATGGATTTTGAGAACCTCGCCAAGATCCCAAAGCGTTGCTGGCCATATGTCAAGCACATCTGGCTTCGCATTGAGCTTGAGAAATACTATCCTATGCTAAGGACAGGATCAGTAAGGCCGGAAATGCTGGAAGATACAGCGTCATACAATGACCGGATCGAAGCCACCATAGGGAGGCTCTTTCATATACTCAGCTCCTGGGAAAAGGTGGTTAAGCCAGATGTTCGTGGCATAACTCTAGAGCTGAGCGTCCATTCGCCGAGTAACTCTACCTACATCCCTAGAGGAGTCCATGCAAAAGGTCTAGATATGCGGATGCCGTTTACGCGGAATCGTGAATATCGCAGTACCCCCAATGCTGAAGTCGCCGCTTCCAGAGCACTTGGTGGAAATGTCCACATCAGATTTGACAATCAACTTCCCCGGCTGAAGCTGGTAAAAACACTCATTATACCTAGACATACACGTCGACGGTTCACTTCGTTTACGCTACACCAAATACTCAACAGACTGCCAAATCTGGAATATTTGGCCTATGAGCCATGGAAACAGCCCTTGGATACACTTCAAGACGTGGTTGATGCAG gATATGTCAATCTCATAAAAGGTTCTATTCCTGCGCGATTGAAgcaagttatatttttagaaGATCGGGATGACACGTTGACAAAGGTTCCTACACTGTCCAACACCGTGGACGAGAAATATGCTCGGAAACCGAACCCTTACATTGGCATGGCTTTGGCGAATAAGAGCCTAGGATTTGAGAACTTGGCGGCAACGTTTCTCGTCGAGGCGAGCGACTTCTTCCAGGCGTACAAGCCAGAGTGGATCTGGAGAGACTTACGATCCTTGACGTTGACATCGTACCTTCTGGACCCTAAGCGAAAAGTTGACGAGATTAACGGCATGCTGCAAGCGGCTGGCGTGGCGGCACTTGCGATGCCCATGCTCCAAACCCTGGAAATATGGAATGGCGGCGTAGGGCACGCGGCTGTCTTCGCCTACCATGCTGAACGGAGTGAAGCCGTCATCTCATGGACCAGCACCTGGGACCTGGTATTTAACCCATATGTCGTCGATATTTGGCGAAAAGTGGGTTACAAAAACCACCGCTGCGAGAAGCTGGGCATAGAGCAGCATCTCATCGAGGATACCGATGCTATACGGAGATATGTAGACGTTATTGAGTTGCTCAGGACGAAGAAACACGTCATAAGCCGGCAATCATTAGACGAGCTGCGGTACGAACTTGAGAATGACTGTATATGCTTTCCCTAG
- a CDS encoding uncharacterized protein (BUSCO:EOG092D2SJQ) — protein sequence MSETAVATTAIVDFKQDKVPLGSGSGKEREMLSPEDGESSDKSRGLLKVPSRASSQQRNQSSPTTTGLSGATINDPRSSIGNRSRESKGSFLDRQRNGSSSGDAEPARTTEISQPSSPSASEQKRKRKKSSGFLALLGCCGVPDSANTVGSTTQEIHKLDKIPQRPLTAKSRTQTPHDQTSIKQSTEKPPVPTSTVLQGKDDAVSSSSTQEQTKMQEQTGQETKQALAVTVDPPTPLPEPNEEVREIEEVEDDVQMQDVPVAEETPEVQPEVAQQEAHDAAMPPPPPGPGPSPLVTSALVLTQEGPSAPEPQKWLLPPIAPEHKGRKCLVLDLDETLVHSSFKILHQADFTIPVEIEGNYHNVYVIKRPGVDEFMKRVGELYEVVVFTASVSKYGDPLLDQLDIHGVVHHRLFRESCYNHQGNYVKDLSQVGRDLKDTIIIDNSPTSYIFHPQHAVPISSWFSDAHDNELLDLIPVLEDLAGPSVSDVSLVLDVTL from the exons ATGTCCGAAACAGCCGTAGCGACGACCGCGATCGTCGACTTCAAGCAAGACAAAGTTCCGCTTGGTTCCGGTTcggggaaagaaagagaaatgcTGTCGCCGGAGGATGGTGAGAGCTCTGATAAGAGCCGGGGACTCCTAAAGGTGCCGTCGCGAGCGTCATCGCAGCAGAGGAACCAATCTTCGCCGACCACGACTGGCTTAAGCGGGGCCACCATCAACGATccacgcagcagcatcggcaaCAGATCCAGGGAATCCAAGGGCAGCTTTTTGGATAGACAGCGAAACGGAAGCTCCAGCGGCGATGCCGAGCCTGCTCGCACGACCGAGATTTCGCAGCCCAGCTCTCCTTCAGCGAGCGAGCAGAaacggaagaggaagaagagcagtggATTCTTGGCATTATTGGGATGCTGCGGCGTGCCTGATTCGGCCAATACCGTGGGCTCTACTACTCAAGAGATTCACAAGCTGGATAAAATACCCCAAAGACCATTAACGGCCAAGTCAAGAACGCAGACGCCCCACGATCAGACCTCGATTAAGCAAAGCACCGAAAAGCCACCCGTGCCCACGAGCACCGTCCTGCAGGGCAAGGATGATGCCGTCTCGTCGAGCAGCACTCAAGAACAGACCAAGATGCAGGAACAGACAGGCCAAGAGACAAAGCAGGCCCTGGCCGTTACGGTCGACCCTCCAACCCCTCTTCCCGAGCCGAACGAAGAAGTTCGAGAAATAGAAGAGGTTGAGGATGACGTGCAAATGCAAGATGTGCCGGTGGCAGAGGAAACTCCAGAGGTGCAGCCGGAGGTGGCGCAACAGGAGGCTCATGATGCCGCGATGCCCCCTCCTCCGCCTGGTCCTGGTCCTAGCCCCCTAGTAACCTCAGCACTCGTTCTGACGCAGGAAGGACCCTCAGCACCAGAACCTCAAAAGTGGCTATTGCCCCCTATTGCCCCCGAGCacaaaggaagaaaatgTCTTGTTTTAGACCTGGATGAGACCTTGGTCCACAGTTCATTTAAG ATCCTTCATCAAGCCGACTTCACAATACCGGTTGAAATTGAAGGCAATTATCATAACGTGTATGTCATCAAGCGACCCGGCGTGGACGAGTTTATGAAGAGAGTTGGAGAACTTTACGAAGTTGTTGTTTTCACGGCATCAGTTTCAAAG TATGGCGATCCCCTCTTAGATCAGTTAGATATACACGGCGTTGTTCATCACCGTCTGTTCCGCGAGAGCTGCTACAACCACCAAGGAAATTACGTCAAAGATCTCTCACAAGTTGGTCGAGATTTGAAGGATACAATTATCATCGACAACTCACCCACCTCATACATATTCCACCCTCAGCATGCTGTTCCCATCAGCAGCTGGTTTTCTGACGCGCACGACAACGAGCTGCTAGACCTTATACCCGTTCTTGAGGACCTCGCTGGCCCCAGTGTTTCTGATGTCAGCTTGGTTCTCGATGTCACTCTCTGA